The following are encoded together in the Bos javanicus breed banteng chromosome X, ARS-OSU_banteng_1.0, whole genome shotgun sequence genome:
- the SLC6A8 gene encoding sodium- and chloride-dependent creatine transporter 1, protein MANKSTENGIYSVSGEEKKGPLIAPGPDGAPAKGDGPAALGAPGSLLAVPPRETWTRQMDFIMSCVGFAVGLGNVWRFPYLCYKNGGGVFLIPYILIALIGGIPIFFLEISLGQFMKAGSINVWNICPLFKGLGYASMVIVFYCNTYYIMVLAWGFYYLVKSFTTTLPWATCGHTWNTPDCVEIFRHEDCANATMANLTCDQLADRRSPVIEFWENKVLRLSEGLEVPGALNWEVTLCLLTCWVLVYFCVWKGVKSTGKIVYFTATFPYVVLVVLLVRGVLLPGALDGIIYYLKPDWSKLASPQVWIDAGTQIFFSYAIGLGALTALGSYNRFNNNCYKDAIILALINSGTSFFAGFVVFSILGFMATEQGVHISKVAESGPGLAFIAYPRAVTLMPVAPLWAALFFFMLLLLGLDSQFVGVEGFITGLLDLLPASYYFRFQREISVALCCTICFVIDLSMVTDGGMYVFQLFDYYSASGTTLLWQAFWECVVVAWVYGADRFMDDVACMIGYRPCPWMKWCWSFFTPLVCMGIFIFNVVYHEPLVYNNTYVYPWWGEAVGWAFALSSMLCVPLHLLGCLLRAKGTMAERWQHLTQPIWGLHHLEYRAQDSDVRGLTTLTPVSESSKVVVVESVM, encoded by the exons ATGGCCAACAAGAGCACGGAGAACGGCATCTACAGCGTGTCCGGCGAGGAGAAGAAGGGCCCCCTAATCGCGCCCGGGCCCGACGGAGCCCCGGCCAAGGGCGACGGCCCCGCAGCCCTGGGGGCGCCCGGCAGCCTCCTGGCCGTTCCGCCGCGCGAGACCTGGACGCGCCAGATGGACTTCATCATGTCGTGCGTGGGCTTTGCCGTGGGCCTGGGCAACGTGTGGCGCTTCCCCTACCTGTGCTACAAGAACGGCGGAG GTGTGTTCCTTATTCCCTACATCCTGATCGCCCTGATTGGAGGAATCCCCATCTTCTTCTTGGAGATCTCGCTGGGCCAGTTCATGAAGGCCGGCAGCATCAACGTCTGGAATATCTGCCCCCTGTTCAAAG GCCTGGGCTACGCCTCCATGGTGATCGTCTTCTACTGCAACACCTATTACATCATGGTGCTGGCCTGGGGCTTCTATTATCTGGTGAAGTCCTTCACCACCACGCTGCCCTGGGCCACGTGTGGCCACACGTGGAACACTCCCGATTGCGTGGAGATCTTCCGCCACGAAGACTGTGCCAATGCCACCATGGCCAACCTCACATGTGACCAGCTTGCTGACCGCCGGTCCCCGGTCATCGAGTTCTGGGA gaacaaAGTCTTGCGGCTCTCTGAAGGGCTGGAGGTGCCAGGGGCCCTCAACTGGGAGGTGACCCTGTGTCTGCTGACCTGCTGGGTGCTGGTCTACTTCTGTGTCTGGAAGGGGGTCAAGTCAACAGGCAAG ATCGTGTATTTCACCGCTACATTCCCCTATGTGGTCCTCGTTGTGCTGCTGGTGCGCGGAGTGCTGCTACCTGGCgctttggatggcatcatctactatCTCAAGCCTGACTGGTCGAAGCTGGCATCCCCTCAG GTATGGATCGACGCAGGGACACAGATCTTCTTCTCTTACGCCATCGGCTTGGGGGCCCTCACCGCCCTGGGCAGCTACAATCGCTTCAACAACAACTGCTACAA GGATGCCATCATACTCGCCCTCATCAACAGCGGGACCAGCTTCTTTGCAGGCTTCGTGGTGTTCTCCATCCTGGGCTTCATGGCCACAGAACAGGGCGTGCACATCTCCAAGGTAGCAGAATCAG GGCCTGGCCTGGCTTTCATCGCCTATCCGCGGGCTGTCACGCTGATGCCCGTGGCCCCACTCTGGGCAGCTCTGTTCTTCTTCATGCTGTTGCTGCTTGGTCTGGACAGCCAG TTTGTAGGTGTCGAAGGCTTCATCACTGGCTTGCTGGACCTCCTCCCAGCCTCCTACTACTTCCGATTCCAAAGGGAGATCTCCGTGGCCCTCTGTTGCACCATCTGCTTTGTCATCGACCTCTCCATGGTGACTGAT GGCGGGATGTATGTCTTCCAGCTGTTTGACTACTACTCAGCCAGTGGCACCACACTGCTCTGGCAGGCCTTCTGGGAGTGTGTGGTGGTCGCCTGGGTGTACG GAGCTGATCGCTTCATGGATGATGTGGCCTGCATGATCGGGTACCGACCTTGCCCCTGGATGAAATGGTGCTGGTCTTTCTTCACCCCACTGGTGTGCATG GGCATCTTCATCTTCAACGTGGTCTACCATGAGCCGCTGGTCTACAACAATACCTACGTGTACCCGTGGTGGGGCGAGGCCGTGGGCTGGGCCTTTGCGCTCTCCTCCATGCTATGTGTGCCCCTCCACCTCCTGGGCTGCCTCCTCAGGGCCAAGGGGACCATGGCTGAG CGCTGGCAGCACCTGACGCAGCCCATCTGGGGCCTCCACCACCTGGAATACAGAGCTCAAGACTCGGATGTCAGGGGCCTGACCACCCTGACCCCAGTGTCTGAGAGCagcaaggtggtggtggtggaaagCGTCATGTGA